A section of the Larus michahellis chromosome 1, bLarMic1.1, whole genome shotgun sequence genome encodes:
- the GPR12 gene encoding G-protein coupled receptor 12: MNEDLKVNLSWLPQDHVEASSTENASAAGSSLVPVVDPEPELLVNPWDIVLCTSGTLISCENAIVVLIIFHNPSLRAPMFLLIGSLALADLLAGIGLIINFLFAYLLQSEATKLVTIGLIVASFSASVGSLLAITVDRYLSLYYALTYNSERTVTFTYVMLILLWGASICVGLLPVMGWNCLRDESTCSVIRPLTKNNAAVLSVSFLLMFALMLQLYIQICKIVMRHAHQIALQHHFLATSHYVTTRKGVSTLAIILGTFAACWMPFTLYSLIADYTYPSIYTYATLLPATYNSIINPVIYAFRNQEIQKALWLICCGCIPSNLSQRARSPSDV, translated from the coding sequence ATGAATGAAGATCTGAAGGTTAATTTGAGCTGGCTGCCTCAGGATCATGTAGAAGCCAGCTCTACCGAGAATGCCTCAGCCGCAGGCTCCTCCCTGGTTCCTGTCGTAGACCCAGAGCCAGAGCTTTTGGTAAACCCCTGGGACATTGTCTTGTGTACTTCAGGGACCCTTATCTCCTGCGAAAATGCCATTGTGGTTCTTATAATTTTCCATAATCCCAGTCTTCGTGCCCCCATGTTCCTCCTGATAGGCAGCCTGGCGCTGGCAGATCTCTTAGCGGGCATTGGATTGATCAtcaattttctttttgcataCCTTCTGCAATCAGAAGCTACGAAACTGGTTACGATTGGACTGATTGTTGCCTCTTTCTCAGCATCTGTTGGCAGCTTGCTGGCTATTACTGTTGATCGTTACCTCTCCCTGTATTACGCTTTGACTTACAATTCAGAGAGGACTGTCACTTTTACCTATGTCATGCTTATATTGCTCTGGGGAGCATCTATCTGTGTTGGACTGCTGCCTGTAATGGGCTGGAACTGCCTCAGAGATGAATCCACCTGCAGTGTTATCAGACCACTCACTAAAAATAATGCAGCAGTCCTTTCGGTCTCTTTCTTGCTTATGTTTGCCCTCATGCTGCAGCTCTACATTCAAATCTGTAAAATTGTGATGCGCCATGCCCATCAGATTGCCTTGCAACACCATTTCCTGGCCACTTCCCACTATGTGACCACCCGAAAAGGAGTGTCTACTTTGGCCATTATTTTGGGGACTTTTGCTGCTTGCTGGATGCCTTTTACACTCTATTCTTTAATAGCAGATTACACCTATCCTTCTATATACACCTATGCCACCCTCCTGCCAGCTACCTACAATTCCATCATCAATCCTGTAATATATGCTTTTAGAAACCAGGAGATACAGAAAGCACTTTGGCTCATCTGTTGTGGCTGTATTCCTTCTAACCTGTCTCAGAGAGCAAGATCACCCAGTGATGTCTGA